The Populus alba chromosome 6, ASM523922v2, whole genome shotgun sequence genome contains a region encoding:
- the LOC118030742 gene encoding mechanosensitive ion channel protein 10: MDVKEGVRGEILMSEKRAAHGGDVLIAISSEETSNAIVDTKTPKGPASKDRETLTPRQSRPNSPFRESSNGAFAKSVPFSSPSPENSWSSQTQRKPPKIPTPNENLTRRRSLARSVYSKPKSRFGEQPYPTDSTVLEENVSTLQEQIGTASPHRNLLTRGSPNNKSASSVITPKTPLMASPGGPADEEDEEEVWKRVESSKQMKRRRVGAKAVIEWVAFLCILGCLIASLTVEKFEKTTIWSLEFWKWCVLVMVIFSGMLVTNWVMHVIVFLIERNFLLKKKVLYFVHGLKKSVQVFIWIALILLAWAFLFNHGVERSKTATKILRCITVTLMSLLIGSFLWLLKTLSLKILATNFHVSNFFDRTQESIFHQYVLQTLSGPPLIEEAERVGRSPSMGQLSFRSTKKGKATKEKKVIDMAKVHKMKQGKVSAWTMKVLVDAVTSSGLSTISNTLDESFADREVEQSDKEITNEMEATAAAYYIFRNVAQPGCKYIDEEDLLRFMIKEEVDLVFPLFEGYETGRVDRKALTDWVVRVYNGRKALAHSLNDTKTAVKQLHKLVTGILVVLTIIIWLLMMEIATTKVLVFLSSQLVAAAFMFGSTCKTIFEAIIFVFVMHPFDVGDRCVVDGIPMLVEEMNILNTVFLKLDNEKIYYPNSVLATKPISNYFRSPDMGDSVEFAIDFATPVEKIGFLKDKIKKHLEKTSHHWHPNHNVVVKEIENVNKLKMALYCTHTMNFQEYGEKNKRKSELVIEIKKIFEELHIKYYLLPQQVHLNPIGSESTNVTSK; this comes from the exons ATGGATGTTAAAGAGGGAGTTCGAGGTGAAATACTTATGTCAGAAAAGAGAGCCGCTCATGGTGGAGATGTGTTAATAGCAATCTCAAGTGAAGAAACTTCAAATGCCATTGTGGACACTAAAACCCCAAAAGGGCCTGCTTCAAAAGACCGTGAAACTCTTACTCCTAGGCAAAGCAGACCAAATTCACCATTTAGGGAATCGAGCAATGGTGCGTTTGCAAAATCAGTGCCATTCAGCAGCCCCTCACCAGAGAATTCATGGTCTAGTCAGACCCAGAGAAAGCCCCCCAAAATCCCCACTCCCAACGAAAACCTTACTAGAAGAAGATCACTTGCAAGGTCAGTGTACTCAAAGCCTAAGTCCCGATTTGGGGAACAACCATATCCTACTGATTCTACCGTGCTTGAAGAGAATGTTTCAACTTTGCAAGAACAGATTGGCACGGCTTCTCCTCACAGGAATTTACTTACTAGGGGGTCACCTAATAACAAGTCTGCTTCTAGTGTTATAACACCTAAAACACCATTGATGGCATCTCCTGGAGGACCAGCAGATGAGGAGGACGAGGAAGAGGTTTGGAAGAGGGTTGAATCTAGTAAACAGATGAAGCGTAGGAGAGTCGGAGCTAAGGCTGTGATTGAGTGGgttgcatttttgtgcattctGGGATGTTTGATTGCTAGCTTGACTgttgaaaaatttgaaaagactACGATTTGGAGCTTGGAGTTTTGGAAATGGTGTGTTCTTGTCATGGTGATATTTAGTGGAATGTTGGTTACTAATTGGGTTATGCAtgttattgttttcttgattgaGAGGAACTTTTTGCTGAAAAAGAAGGTGCTTTATTTTGTCCATGGTTTGAAGAAGAGTGTTCAGGTTTTTATATGGATAGCTTTGATTCTTCTTGCATGGgcatttttattcaatcatgGAGTTGAACGATCTAAAACTGCTACAAAGATCTTACGTTGCATAACCGTGACTCTTATGTCTCTTCTAATTGGATCTTTTCTGTGGTTGTTGAAGACTTTATCGCTAAAGATTTTAGCGACTAATTTCCATGTTAGTAATTTCTTTGATAGAACTCAAGAATCTATCTTTCATCAGTACGTTCTGCAAACCCTTTCAGGGCCTCCACTTATAGAGGAGGCTGAGAGAGTTGGGAGATCACCTAGCATGGGTCAGTTAAGCTTCAGGAGTACCAAAAAGGGAAAagcaacaaaagagaaaaaagtgaTTGATATGGCCAAGGTTCATAAGATGAAGCAAGGAAAGGTTTCTGCTTGGACGATGAAGGTTTTGGTTGATGCTGTAACAAGTTCAGGACTGTCTACAATCTCCAATACATTGGATGAAAGTTTTGCTGATAGAGAGGTTGAGCAATCTGACAAGGAGATCACAAATGAGATGGAAGCGACTGCTGCTGCCTATTACATTTTCAGGAATGTTGCCCAGCCTGGTTGCAA ATACATTGACGAGGAGGACCTGTTAAGGTTCATGATCAAGGAGGAGGTGGATCTTGTTTTTCCACTATTTGAAGGATATGAGACTGGACGAGTTGACAGAAAAGCTCTAACTGACTGGGTG GTGAGGGTTTACAATGGCCGGAAAGCGCTTGCACATTCTTTAAATGACACCAAAACAGCTGTTAAACAATTGCACAAACTTGTGACAGGGATTCTGGTCGTTCTGACCATTATTATTTGGCTTCTTATGATGGAAATCGCAACAACAAAAGTACTTGTTTTCCTCTCGTCACAGCTTGTAGCAGCAGCTTTTATGTTTGGGAGCACCTGCAAGACCATATTTGAAGCTATCATATTTGTATTTGTGATGCATCCATTTGATGTTGGTGATCGTTGTGTTGTTGATGGCATTCCA ATGCTGGTTGAAGAAATGAACATCTTAAATACTGTGTTTCTGAAGCTTGATAATGAAAAGATATACTATCCAAATTCAGTTTTGGCTACCAAGCCTATTAGCAATTACTTCAGAAGCCCAGATATGGGTGATTCTGTGGAATTTGCAATTGATTTTGCAACACCAGTGGAGAAGATTGGATTtctgaaagataaaattaagaa GCACTTGGAGAAGACTTCCCATCACTGGCATCCTAACCACAATGTTGTGGTGAAGGAAATTGAGAACGTGAACAAGTTAAAGATGGCTCTCTATTGTACTCACACGATGAACTTCCAAGAATATGGAGAGAAAAACAAGCGGAAATCGGAACTGGttattgaaataaagaaaattttcgAAGAGttacatataaaatactatCTGCTTCCCCAGCAAGTTCACCTCAACCCTATTGGGTCTGAATCAACCAACGTGACCAGCAAATGA
- the LOC118030743 gene encoding protein BIG GRAIN 1-like D, with amino-acid sequence MYRREKTMREERYKHGIKNPSFSSSLLDEIYRSIDDGEPKREELKFYRETMPKKQNKIGRNIGGEAGMSTLQRACLIEKWMEQKVTQKAVTQQRRQNSTELERKAQLDHDLDQDVLFFSSTSTSSDSSSGGFSSSDTESMYGARSRASSFNPPRPKPVRTSLSARSGKTEKTERTLFHEQRELRMFDDYHYSSASEQTPRLEENIIKSKSRALKIYSNLKKVKQPISPGGKLANFLNSLFTTGNSKKSKNSSSIGNFDEERKLNSGQASTCSSASSFSRSCLSKHSPSTREKLRNGVKRSVRFYPVSVIVDEDCRPVGHKSLYEEEESSLMSVSLPTAWKIGKPPSRKTDDELKYQVMEKSRRVEEVAREFLKDHRQNQKKNDVIMIDVRGKYHDRYHDEDEDEDEDEDDDAASYSSSDLFELDHLAVIGNDRRYCEELPVYETTHLDTNRAIANGLIV; translated from the coding sequence ATGTATAGGCGGGAGAAAACAATGAGAGAGGAAAGATACAAGCATGGCATCAAGAACCCATCTTTCTCTTCATCACTTCTTGATGAAATCTATCGTTCTATTGATGATGGTGAACCAAAACGTGAAGAGTTGAAGTTCTACAGAGAAACAATgccaaagaaacaaaacaaaattggcAGGAACATTGGAGGAGAAGCAGGGATGTCAACTCTTCAACGTGCTTGTTTGATCGAGAAATGGATGGAGCAGAAGGTGACCCAAAAGGCCGTCACTCAACAGAGGCGGCAAAACTCAACAGAACTTGAGAGAAAAGCACAGCTTGATCATGATCTTGACCAAGATGTCCTGTTTTTTAGCTCAACCTCAACCTCTTCGGATTCTAGCTCTGGTGGGTTCTCATCTTCTGACACAGAATCCATGTATGGTGCAAGATCAAGGGCCTCTTCTTTCAATCCACCAAGACCTAAGCCAGTCAGGACAAGCCTGTCGGCTCGGTcaggaaaaacagagaaaacagaGAGGACTCTGTTCCATGAACAGAGGGAGCTGCGTATGTTTGATGATTATCACTACAGCTCTGCTTCAGAACAGACACCAAGGCTTGAAGAGAACATAATCAAGTCCAAATCAAGAGCCTTAAAGATTTACAGCAATCTAAAGAAGGTGAAACAGCCAATTTCACCAGGTGGGAAGCTGGCGAATTTCCTCAATTCCCTCTTCACCACAGGGAACtcaaagaaatcaaagaattcATCTTCCATAGGAAACTTTGATGAAGAAAGGAAACTTAACTCAGGACAAGCATCGACCTGCTCTTCTGCTTCATCGTTTTCAAGATCATGCTTGAGCAAGCATTCGCCATCGACCAGGGAAAAATTACGCAATGGGGTTAAAAGGAGTGTTAGATTTTACCCTGTGAGTGTAATTGTTGATGAAGATTGCAGGCCAGTCGGCCACAAATCTTTATATGAAGAGGAAGAATCAAGTCTCATGTCTGTTTCTCTGCCAACAGCATGGAAAATAGGGAAACCACCGTCAAGAAAAACTGATGATGAGCTGAAGTATCAAGTAATGGAGAAGAGTAGGAGAGTTGAGGAGGTGGCTAGAGAGTTCTTGAAGGATCACCGTCAAAATCAGaagaaaaatgatgttattATGATTGATGTTCGCGGAAAATATCATGATCGCTATCACgatgaggatgaggatgaggatgaggatgaggatgaCGATGCTGCAAGCTATTCGAGTTCGGATTTATTCGAGCTTGATCACCTTGCAGTGATTGGAAACGATCGTAGGTATTGTGAAGAACTTCCCGTGTACGAAACTACTCATCTTGATACTAATCGTGCCATTGCTAATGGCTTGATAGTGTAG